The nucleotide sequence GACTGAAACGCAAAGCCTACCGGGCAAAACTGGTGCGACGGAAGTACATCCCCAAGAGTCCTGGAAAACGGAGACCGCTGGGGATTCCAACGCTGGAAGAAAAGCTGCTGCAATCCGCGGTGACGCAAATTCTGATGGCGATATATGAAGAGGACTTTCTGGAGTGTAGCTATGGCTACCGGCCGGGGCGCGGGCCGCATGATGCGGTTCGAGCTTTGACGGACCAACTGCACTGGGGGAAGTACAACTTTGTGGTGGAAGCGGACATTAAGGGATTCTTTGATAACATTCAGCATGACCAGTTACTGGAGATGTTGGAGGAAAGGATCGATGATGGCGCTCTGCTGGGCCTTATCCGCAAATGGTTGCGGGCTGGTATCCTGGAAGAGGATGGGAAAGTGATCCACCCGGAAACGGGTACCCCGCAAGGAGGGATCGTCTCGCCGATGTTGGCCAACGTGTACCTGCACTGTGTCTTGGACCGATGGTTCAAAGCAGGGGTGCAAAGAGAGAATCGGGGTCGTTACAAGTTGTGCCGCTTTGCGGATGACTTCGTAACGTGCTTTGAGTATCGACACGAAGCGGCGGCATTTGAGCGAGCACTGAAGGAAAGGCTGGCCGAGTTTGGACTGGAGGTGGCGGAAGAGAAAACTCAGATGCTGCGATTCGGAAAGAATGGAGGTCACCATAATGGGCGGTTTAATTTTCTTGGCTTTGAATTTCGCTGGGAAAAAGATCGAAAAGGCCGACCGACAGTGAAGCGACGCACGGCGCGAAAGAAATTTCGAGCCGGTGTGCAACGAAT is from Candidatus Manganitrophaceae bacterium and encodes:
- the ltrA gene encoding group II intron reverse transcriptase/maturase, with translation MAENNWQTFLRAIAKKAREVKHHQFGDLYRWLNEEVLRVCFYRLRKDAASGVDGVSFQDYEKNLDANLTDLVGRLKRKAYRAKLVRRKYIPKSPGKRRPLGIPTLEEKLLQSAVTQILMAIYEEDFLECSYGYRPGRGPHDAVRALTDQLHWGKYNFVVEADIKGFFDNIQHDQLLEMLEERIDDGALLGLIRKWLRAGILEEDGKVIHPETGTPQGGIVSPMLANVYLHCVLDRWFKAGVQRENRGRYKLCRFADDFVTCFEYRHEAAAFERALKERLAEFGLEVAEEKTQMLRFGKNGGHHNGRFNFLGFEFRWEKDRKGRPTVKRRTARKKFRAGVQRMREWIKSHRSVKLPELMKILAAKLRGTWNYYGLVGNGSSLNQFYYETCRTVFYWLNRRSQRRSYTWSTFNRLRHRFKMPEPRIMEKPKQQMPC